One Mycobacteriales bacterium DNA window includes the following coding sequences:
- a CDS encoding aspartate aminotransferase family protein, which yields MPDIITPMPGPASRALRARERSVLYRGTGEHLAPIVMTRKSGFVIEDVDGNLLLDMASASASVPLGAAPPRLVEAASRAIARFGNEDSHVFTTEYVAPLAERLIELSPPRCTRVDFALNGTEAVETAVRVMRRATGRPVIIGFLGGYHGETSVTATLGAEAAEIGRGARGLVPGFLHVPYPNSYRSPFGEPRTGGTGDATVDYLNDFLLFHAVDPGDVAGLVIEPVLGSGGVVLPPPSFFPALARLCDEHDWLLCADEVKTGCGRTGTFLAVERLGVDPDLICMGKALGGGVMPIGAVLGSERALGAFDDLSTGSTWAWLPASCAAALAMLEEITAPGVLDHVRAIEERSRQVFGGLRDSFDAIGDVRSVGALTAIEFVRDHASKQRAADLQDAVAHEMFSRGLVADSSTTSLNIQPSLITPLDVLDQAAGIVADSIRAAESRAEDGT from the coding sequence GTGCCCGACATCATCACGCCGATGCCGGGGCCGGCCAGCCGCGCACTTCGGGCTCGGGAGCGCTCCGTGCTCTACCGCGGCACGGGCGAGCACCTCGCGCCGATCGTCATGACGCGCAAGTCGGGGTTCGTCATCGAGGACGTCGACGGCAACCTGCTGCTGGACATGGCGAGCGCTTCCGCATCGGTGCCACTCGGCGCCGCTCCACCGCGATTAGTCGAGGCGGCGAGCCGTGCGATCGCGCGATTCGGCAATGAGGACAGCCACGTCTTCACCACCGAGTACGTCGCGCCGTTGGCCGAACGGCTGATCGAGCTGTCGCCGCCGCGCTGCACGCGGGTGGACTTCGCGCTCAACGGCACCGAGGCGGTCGAGACCGCCGTCCGAGTGATGCGCCGCGCCACCGGCCGGCCCGTGATCATCGGGTTCCTCGGCGGCTACCACGGCGAGACGTCCGTGACCGCCACCCTCGGCGCCGAAGCAGCCGAGATCGGTCGCGGCGCGCGTGGCTTGGTTCCCGGCTTCCTGCACGTGCCGTACCCGAACTCGTACCGATCGCCGTTCGGCGAGCCGCGCACCGGCGGCACCGGCGACGCAACCGTCGACTACCTCAACGACTTCCTGCTGTTCCATGCGGTCGATCCCGGCGACGTGGCCGGTCTGGTCATCGAGCCGGTGCTGGGGTCGGGCGGCGTCGTGCTGCCACCACCGAGCTTCTTTCCCGCACTCGCCCGGCTGTGCGACGAGCACGACTGGCTGTTGTGCGCGGACGAGGTCAAGACCGGATGTGGCCGCACCGGCACCTTCCTCGCGGTCGAGCGGCTCGGTGTCGATCCGGACCTGATCTGCATGGGAAAGGCGCTCGGCGGCGGCGTCATGCCGATCGGCGCGGTGCTCGGCTCGGAGCGCGCGCTCGGGGCGTTCGACGACCTGTCGACGGGCAGCACGTGGGCATGGCTGCCGGCCAGTTGTGCAGCGGCGCTGGCGATGCTCGAGGAGATCACCGCACCCGGAGTCCTCGACCACGTGCGCGCGATCGAGGAACGATCGCGACAGGTGTTCGGCGGGCTTCGCGACAGCTTTGATGCCATCGGGGACGTTCGCAGCGTCGGCGCGCTGACCGCCATCGAGTTCGTCAGGGATCACGCGAGCAAGCAGCGGGCGGCGGACCTTCAGGATGCGGTGGCACACGAGATGTTCAGCCGCGGGCTGGTTGCGGACTCCAGCACGACGTCACTGAACATCCAGCCCTCGCTGATCACCCCACTCGACGTCCTCGACCAGGCGGCCGGGATCGTCGCCGATTCGATCCGGGCGGCCGAGTCGAGAGCCGAGGACGGTACCTAG
- a CDS encoding NAD(P)/FAD-dependent oxidoreductase, whose product MTERADVVIVGGGHNGLVAAYYLARSGLRPLVLERRPFVGGACVTEEFAPGYRASTGAYVLAMLRPEVWRDLGLRRRGITVSPAGPTLNLLPDGTSLLIGDDPGETTAAIAHHSAHDADAVGRFESELGALSQVLLPTMDLPAPDPSLSHLRDWSTAARLGRLGARQRKLLAKTLRLLVASAGDYLDEWFDSAIVKAAMGWHAINDSLAGPYSSGTGIVLLHDHASGDPDGGIRQWGFVDGGMGRVTAAMADAAVEAGASIRTGTTVMSVTVAGDRVTGVVLDDGEEITAPIVLSNADPRHTFLTLCDKVALPDEFVSAIQNFRCEGTSIKINLALAELPRVRDDRSSDVQPYHRGILEIGPPLDVLDVQQADARRGIAATGSHVEICFPTVHDPTLAPERRHIATIDVNSQPYRRADGSWDSIKDAVADRVVEELGQLLPNLPGAVLERQVLSPLDLERVLGLTGGHALHGDMTLDQLFVFRPALHYSDYRTPVAGLYLCGAGTHPGGGVTGANGRNCAAAVLSDRRRRRGRSRS is encoded by the coding sequence ATGACCGAGCGGGCAGACGTCGTCATCGTGGGTGGCGGGCACAACGGCCTTGTCGCGGCGTACTACCTGGCGCGGTCAGGGCTGCGGCCACTCGTGCTGGAGCGGCGGCCGTTCGTCGGCGGCGCGTGCGTCACGGAAGAGTTCGCCCCCGGGTACCGGGCCAGCACGGGTGCCTACGTGCTTGCGATGCTGCGACCGGAGGTGTGGCGCGACCTCGGGTTGCGCCGGCGCGGCATCACGGTGAGCCCGGCCGGACCGACCCTCAACCTGTTGCCCGACGGCACCTCGTTGCTCATCGGCGACGACCCGGGCGAAACCACCGCTGCCATCGCCCATCACTCGGCGCACGATGCGGACGCGGTCGGGCGCTTCGAGTCCGAGCTCGGTGCGCTCTCCCAGGTGCTCCTGCCCACGATGGACCTTCCGGCGCCGGACCCGTCGCTGAGTCATCTGCGCGACTGGTCTACCGCCGCCCGGCTCGGCCGCTTGGGTGCACGGCAGCGAAAGCTGCTTGCAAAGACCCTGCGCTTGCTGGTGGCGTCCGCAGGCGACTACCTGGACGAGTGGTTCGACAGCGCCATCGTCAAGGCCGCAATGGGCTGGCATGCGATCAACGACAGCCTGGCCGGGCCGTACAGCTCCGGCACCGGCATCGTGCTGCTCCACGACCACGCATCCGGTGACCCCGATGGCGGGATCCGGCAGTGGGGTTTCGTCGACGGTGGGATGGGGCGGGTCACCGCCGCCATGGCCGACGCCGCCGTCGAGGCCGGCGCCTCGATCCGCACCGGTACGACGGTCATGTCGGTCACTGTCGCAGGCGACCGCGTGACCGGCGTCGTGCTCGACGACGGCGAGGAGATCACCGCCCCGATCGTGTTGTCCAACGCTGATCCGCGGCACACCTTCCTGACCCTCTGCGACAAGGTCGCCCTGCCGGACGAGTTCGTCAGTGCGATCCAGAACTTCCGTTGCGAGGGCACGAGCATCAAGATCAACCTCGCTCTGGCCGAGCTGCCGCGGGTACGGGACGACCGCTCGTCCGACGTTCAGCCCTACCACCGTGGGATCCTCGAGATCGGCCCGCCGCTTGACGTCCTCGACGTCCAGCAGGCCGATGCGCGACGGGGGATCGCCGCGACCGGCTCTCACGTCGAGATCTGCTTCCCCACGGTCCACGACCCGACGCTGGCCCCGGAACGTCGGCACATCGCCACCATCGACGTGAACTCCCAGCCCTATCGGCGCGCCGACGGCAGCTGGGACTCGATCAAGGATGCGGTCGCCGACCGCGTGGTCGAGGAGCTGGGTCAGCTCCTCCCGAACCTGCCCGGTGCCGTTCTCGAGCGGCAGGTGCTCTCACCGCTGGATCTGGAACGCGTACTCGGTCTCACCGGCGGTCATGCGCTGCACGGCGACATGACGCTCGACCAGCTGTTCGTCTTCCGGCCCGCCCTGCACTACTCCGACTACCGGACTCCGGTCGCCGGTCTCTACCTCTGCGGTGCCGGCACCCACCCCGGTGGTGGCGTCACCGGTGCGAACGGACGCAACTGCGCCGCGGCCGTCCTCTCCGACCGGCGCCGCCGCCGCGGGAGGTCGCGGTCGTGA
- a CDS encoding DUF4147 domain-containing protein has product MTVEAAQAQPNAVAARPADLAPVANAATLLDHGLAGLRGVVLDVLATGLRAADPVAAVDEAVTVSGSSLRVGGRSFDLDDYGAVVVLGAGKASLSIAAGLERKLGDRIDRGLVVRRRGQPGGLDRIEVLDADHPVPSEASLVAGRRLVDAAGQCRPGDLLITAFTGGSSALACVPPDGVDFVAKQALHAMLLDSGASIAEVNTVRKHVSQIKGGRLAALANGATIVNLTLSDVVGDAVDLLCDVVVPDSTDCDGAVAVLRRYGLWEAVDPAIRAHLSTPEAESPSLAGLDITTTVLVTGATVVDRMAERVRALGCTPAILGTSLAGDGGALGALLGSLASESSVHGRPFAAGTVLVAAGGEATVSIQRREGVTIGAGGPNQEVAVAFARAVAGGARAAAGFVDSDGSDGGTEAAGGCVDSSTLPSARAMGVDLDSALIRHDCQSTLERLGDLVVTGPTGTNISDLLVVAIETSTAEPGTGPS; this is encoded by the coding sequence GTGACGGTCGAAGCCGCGCAGGCTCAGCCGAACGCGGTTGCGGCGCGCCCGGCTGACCTCGCGCCGGTGGCGAACGCCGCGACCCTGCTCGACCACGGCCTCGCCGGGTTGCGCGGCGTCGTCCTCGATGTCCTGGCGACCGGCTTACGAGCGGCGGATCCTGTTGCGGCAGTGGACGAGGCCGTCACGGTCAGTGGATCGAGCCTTCGCGTCGGTGGGCGGTCGTTCGATCTCGACGACTACGGCGCGGTCGTCGTGCTCGGAGCCGGCAAGGCGAGCCTCTCGATCGCGGCCGGCCTCGAACGCAAGCTCGGCGACCGGATCGACCGGGGGCTGGTCGTCCGCCGGCGTGGGCAGCCCGGTGGGCTCGACCGGATCGAGGTGCTCGACGCGGACCATCCGGTGCCGAGCGAAGCCAGCCTGGTCGCGGGACGCCGGCTGGTGGACGCTGCCGGGCAGTGCCGGCCGGGTGACCTGCTCATCACGGCGTTCACCGGTGGCTCGTCCGCGCTCGCCTGCGTGCCGCCCGATGGCGTCGACTTCGTCGCGAAGCAGGCGCTGCACGCGATGCTCCTGGACAGCGGCGCGTCGATCGCCGAGGTCAACACCGTGCGCAAGCACGTGTCGCAGATCAAAGGCGGCCGGCTGGCGGCGCTCGCGAACGGCGCGACGATCGTGAACCTCACGCTGTCGGACGTCGTCGGTGATGCGGTCGACCTGCTGTGCGACGTGGTCGTTCCCGACAGCACGGACTGCGATGGCGCGGTCGCCGTACTGCGTCGTTACGGCCTGTGGGAAGCGGTCGACCCGGCGATCCGCGCGCACCTGAGTACGCCGGAGGCCGAATCGCCCTCGCTCGCCGGGCTGGACATCACGACCACGGTGCTGGTGACCGGGGCGACGGTCGTCGATCGGATGGCCGAGCGGGTGCGTGCGCTCGGCTGCACTCCGGCAATCCTGGGCACGTCCCTCGCCGGCGACGGGGGGGCCCTTGGAGCGTTGCTCGGGTCCCTTGCCTCGGAGTCCTCCGTGCACGGTCGCCCGTTCGCCGCAGGGACGGTGCTGGTCGCTGCCGGTGGCGAGGCAACCGTGTCAATCCAACGGCGCGAAGGTGTCACGATCGGCGCCGGCGGTCCCAATCAGGAGGTGGCGGTGGCGTTCGCGCGCGCGGTCGCGGGGGGCGCGCGTGCCGCTGCCGGGTTCGTCGACAGCGATGGTTCCGACGGTGGCACCGAGGCGGCCGGTGGGTGTGTCGACAGCAGCACGCTGCCGTCGGCACGGGCAATGGGCGTCGATCTCGACAGTGCCTTGATCCGTCACGACTGCCAGTCCACCCTCGAGCGGCTGGGCGACCTCGTCGTCACGGGGCCGACCGGGACCAACATCTCCGACCTGCTCGTGGTGGCGATCGAGACGTCGACCGCCGAGCCGGGGACCGGACCGTCATGA
- the eno gene encoding phosphopyruvate hydratase, which produces MPNAGDRTIRTVAAREVLDCRGLPTVQVDVVLADGSLGRADVPSGRSTGAYEARELRDGGSRYGGYGVRQAVANVVDVLGPGVAGWAADSQRALDRRLVELDGTPDKSALGANALLGVSLAAARASAASAGLPLYRYLNADGHLLPVPLVNLINGGRHAAGQLQFQEFIVVPIGAPTFGAALAESSEVNLALADVLEAKYGRSALALGDEGGYVPQISDPREALELLHAGVDKAGHTGRFAYGLDCAATHFYDADDNVYRLAGKAMPAAELLALYLELIQDFGIVTIEDPFAEDDFESFAALTAQGGIQIVGDDLFVTNSARLLRGIAEGAANALLWKVNQIGTLSEAMDAAAIATGHGYAVCVSERSGETEDPIIADLVVALNAGQIKTGAPVRGERTSKYNRLLQIEEELGVAARYPGPQFPSTSVSRGA; this is translated from the coding sequence GTGCCGAACGCCGGTGACCGCACCATCCGCACCGTGGCGGCCCGGGAGGTGCTCGACTGCCGCGGGCTGCCCACCGTGCAGGTCGACGTGGTTCTCGCCGACGGCTCGCTCGGTCGGGCGGACGTGCCGTCCGGGCGCTCGACCGGGGCCTACGAGGCCCGCGAGCTACGCGACGGCGGCAGCCGCTACGGCGGGTACGGCGTGCGGCAGGCGGTCGCCAACGTGGTTGACGTCCTTGGACCGGGGGTGGCCGGCTGGGCGGCGGACTCCCAGCGCGCGCTGGACCGTCGGCTGGTCGAGCTCGACGGCACGCCCGACAAGTCCGCCCTCGGCGCGAACGCGTTGCTCGGGGTCTCCCTCGCAGCGGCCCGGGCGTCCGCGGCGTCAGCCGGGTTGCCGCTCTACCGCTACCTGAACGCGGACGGCCACCTGCTCCCCGTCCCGCTGGTCAACCTCATCAACGGCGGCCGGCACGCGGCCGGCCAGCTGCAGTTCCAGGAGTTCATCGTCGTACCGATCGGCGCCCCGACGTTCGGCGCCGCTCTCGCCGAGAGCTCCGAGGTCAACCTTGCGCTCGCCGACGTGCTCGAGGCGAAGTACGGCCGCAGCGCGCTGGCCCTCGGTGACGAAGGCGGCTACGTCCCGCAGATCTCCGATCCGCGGGAGGCGTTGGAGCTGCTTCACGCCGGGGTCGACAAGGCCGGCCACACCGGCCGGTTCGCCTACGGGCTGGACTGCGCGGCCACCCATTTCTACGACGCCGACGACAACGTCTACCGGTTGGCGGGCAAGGCGATGCCCGCGGCCGAGCTGCTCGCGCTCTATCTCGAGCTGATCCAGGACTTCGGCATCGTGACCATCGAAGACCCGTTCGCCGAGGACGACTTCGAGAGCTTCGCCGCCTTGACCGCGCAGGGCGGGATCCAGATCGTGGGCGACGACCTGTTCGTCACCAACTCCGCCCGGCTGCTGCGCGGGATTGCCGAGGGCGCCGCGAATGCGCTGCTGTGGAAGGTCAACCAGATCGGGACCTTGTCCGAGGCGATGGACGCCGCCGCGATCGCGACCGGCCACGGGTACGCCGTCTGCGTGTCCGAGCGCTCCGGCGAGACCGAGGACCCGATCATTGCGGACCTCGTCGTTGCATTGAACGCCGGCCAGATCAAGACCGGTGCACCGGTGCGCGGCGAGCGGACGTCGAAGTACAACCGGCTGCTCCAGATCGAGGAGGAGCTCGGCGTCGCCGCGCGCTACCCCGGACCGCAGTTCCCGTCGACCAGCGTGAGCCGCGGCGCGTGA
- a CDS encoding transaminase, whose protein sequence is MGTSSASTGVEPERVQELLTRERERFVANHPRSVEFRRAAAGSLLYGVPMNWMTRWASPTPIVVSGAHGAELEDIDGHTYVDLCLGDTGAMAGHGPAPVVAAVSEQMSKGATFMLPTEDARWVGEEMARRFGMPYWQFCLTASDANRFVLRLARHITGRSKVVVHNWCYHGSVDETVATLDESGAVVPREGSVGPSLDVRQSTRVVEINDIPALEKALADEQVACVLVEPALTNIGIVLPDPDYHAELRRITKQTGTLLVIDETHTICAGPGGYTARHALEPDLLTIGKTIGGGVPVAAYGVSEAVAAKIVEQTFWQEADVGGIGGTLAGNALSLAATRATLSEVLTGDAFERMEALAVRLCDGIESVIEARQAPWHVTRLGCRAEYLFSPAMPRNGAEAAAAGDADLDGLIHLAMLNRGVVLTPFHNMALMSPATTAEQIDRHTEAFAEIVGDLLG, encoded by the coding sequence ATGGGGACGTCCTCCGCATCAACCGGCGTCGAACCCGAACGGGTTCAGGAGCTGCTGACCCGGGAACGAGAGCGCTTCGTCGCGAACCATCCCCGGTCGGTGGAGTTCCGCCGGGCCGCCGCGGGCTCGCTGCTCTACGGCGTACCGATGAACTGGATGACCCGTTGGGCGAGCCCGACCCCGATCGTCGTATCCGGCGCGCACGGCGCCGAGCTCGAGGACATCGATGGGCACACGTACGTCGATCTCTGCCTGGGCGACACCGGCGCGATGGCGGGCCACGGGCCGGCGCCCGTGGTCGCCGCGGTCAGCGAGCAGATGAGCAAGGGCGCCACCTTCATGCTGCCCACCGAGGACGCCCGGTGGGTCGGCGAGGAGATGGCCCGCCGGTTCGGGATGCCGTACTGGCAGTTCTGCCTCACGGCATCCGACGCGAACCGGTTCGTCCTGCGACTCGCGCGACACATCACGGGGCGTTCGAAAGTCGTCGTCCACAACTGGTGCTACCACGGCTCGGTCGACGAGACCGTCGCAACGCTCGACGAGTCGGGGGCGGTTGTGCCCCGAGAGGGCAGCGTCGGCCCGTCGCTCGACGTGCGCCAGTCGACCCGTGTGGTCGAGATCAACGACATCCCTGCACTGGAGAAGGCGCTCGCTGACGAGCAGGTTGCGTGCGTGCTCGTCGAGCCCGCGCTGACCAACATCGGGATCGTGCTGCCCGATCCCGACTACCACGCCGAACTGCGGCGGATCACCAAGCAGACCGGCACGTTGTTGGTGATCGACGAGACCCACACGATCTGTGCCGGACCGGGCGGCTACACCGCGCGGCACGCCCTCGAGCCCGACCTGCTCACCATCGGCAAGACGATCGGCGGGGGAGTGCCGGTCGCGGCGTACGGCGTGAGTGAGGCGGTCGCCGCCAAGATCGTCGAGCAGACCTTCTGGCAGGAGGCCGACGTCGGGGGGATCGGCGGAACGCTGGCCGGAAACGCGCTCTCGCTCGCGGCGACCCGCGCGACCCTGTCTGAGGTCCTGACCGGCGACGCGTTCGAACGGATGGAGGCACTCGCGGTCCGGCTCTGTGACGGCATCGAGTCGGTGATCGAGGCGCGTCAGGCGCCGTGGCACGTGACCCGGCTCGGCTGCCGTGCCGAGTACCTGTTCAGTCCGGCGATGCCGCGTAACGGTGCCGAGGCCGCCGCAGCCGGCGACGCCGATCTCGACGGCCTGATCCACCTCGCGATGCTGAACCGCGGCGTGGTGCTGACGCCATTCCACAACATGGCGTTGATGTCGCCGGCGACGACCGCGGAGCAGATCGACCGGCACACCGAGGCCTTTGCCGAGATCGTGGGCGACCTGCTCGGCTAG
- a CDS encoding MFS transporter, translating to MTRSARRFILVLTGTAFVEWLGASAILPLLPAYLRHQGTSTGGVGLVMSAYFFAGLLVQYPLGRLGDRIGQRPVLIGGLLSYAVGSLGFLLHPDAIGYIVLRGAQGAGAGAVQVASFALVGAVVPIDRRGRAFSWLFAGQLGGMAIGPLAGSLAGISGMAWLFVATAATSTVASLWVVTSLPKVAAMRDATHTRLVVSRLLLGVVVTGVVGGLITGVYETCWTLLLDLRGAHAWEVGLSWTLFAAPFAAFSPVAGWMTDHLNRIVLTIAALTSSVFFAALYPFLHTLPLLIGLGSIESIGVAVAYPAAQSLLAQSVPAAALGRAQGLSNATQTAAMAVSAAAAGALFGIAPWVPFVGAAASAAVLIGCLPLIWRHGVPQQETVVADRKVSVVV from the coding sequence ATGACCAGGTCGGCTCGTCGTTTCATTCTCGTGCTCACCGGCACGGCGTTCGTCGAATGGCTCGGCGCCAGCGCGATCCTTCCGCTGCTGCCCGCCTACCTTCGTCACCAGGGCACGTCCACCGGTGGGGTCGGCCTGGTCATGTCGGCGTACTTCTTCGCCGGGCTGCTCGTGCAGTACCCGCTCGGCCGCCTCGGTGACCGGATCGGACAGCGGCCGGTGCTGATCGGCGGCCTGCTGAGCTACGCGGTCGGAAGCCTCGGGTTTCTCCTGCATCCGGACGCGATCGGCTACATCGTGCTGCGTGGCGCGCAAGGCGCCGGTGCCGGCGCCGTGCAGGTCGCCTCCTTCGCGCTGGTCGGTGCCGTCGTACCCATCGACCGCCGCGGCCGCGCGTTCTCCTGGCTGTTCGCCGGCCAGCTCGGCGGCATGGCGATCGGCCCGCTGGCCGGCAGCCTCGCCGGCATCTCGGGGATGGCTTGGCTGTTCGTCGCCACGGCGGCAACCTCGACGGTCGCCAGCCTGTGGGTGGTCACCAGCCTGCCGAAGGTCGCTGCGATGCGCGATGCGACCCACACCCGCCTGGTGGTGAGCCGGTTGCTGCTCGGCGTCGTCGTGACCGGCGTCGTCGGCGGTCTGATCACCGGCGTCTACGAGACCTGCTGGACGTTGCTCCTCGACCTGCGCGGCGCGCACGCGTGGGAGGTCGGCTTGTCCTGGACGTTGTTCGCTGCGCCGTTCGCCGCGTTCTCGCCGGTCGCGGGCTGGATGACGGATCACCTGAACCGGATCGTGCTCACGATCGCCGCCCTGACGTCGTCGGTGTTCTTCGCCGCGCTCTACCCGTTCCTTCACACGCTTCCGCTGTTGATCGGGCTCGGCTCGATCGAGTCGATCGGCGTCGCGGTCGCCTATCCGGCGGCGCAGTCGCTGCTCGCACAGAGCGTTCCGGCTGCTGCGCTGGGCCGCGCACAAGGATTGTCGAACGCGACCCAGACCGCGGCGATGGCCGTCTCTGCGGCGGCGGCCGGCGCGTTGTTCGGGATCGCGCCGTGGGTTCCGTTCGTCGGTGCCGCAGCATCGGCTGCAGTGTTGATCGGCTGCCTGCCACTGATCTGGCGACACGGTGTGCCGCAGCAAGAAACCGTTGTCGCCGACCGCAAAGTGAGCGTCGTGGTCTGA
- a CDS encoding TetR family transcriptional regulator codes for MATGTRDRILDAAESIVIRDGVARLTLEAAAAEAGLSKGGVLYHFHTRDSLVSAMVERMVAGFDAELDTEAGADDGPPAGRYTRAYIRASVRRASTPEEIRRERAGAAVLAAMACEPQLLKPMRESFDRSQAQFLDDGIDPVAATVARLVSDGLWLVELFGFAPLDEPLRTKVAAFVEELAR; via the coding sequence ATGGCCACCGGCACCAGGGATCGGATCCTCGACGCCGCGGAGAGCATCGTGATCCGCGACGGCGTGGCCCGGTTGACCCTGGAGGCGGCCGCGGCCGAGGCCGGGCTGAGCAAGGGCGGCGTCCTCTACCACTTCCACACCCGGGACTCGCTCGTCTCCGCGATGGTCGAGCGGATGGTGGCCGGGTTCGATGCCGAGCTCGACACCGAGGCAGGAGCCGACGACGGTCCGCCGGCCGGCCGGTACACCCGTGCTTACATCCGTGCCAGCGTGCGGCGGGCCAGCACCCCCGAGGAGATTCGCCGCGAGCGAGCCGGCGCCGCAGTGCTCGCCGCGATGGCCTGTGAGCCGCAGCTGCTGAAGCCGATGCGCGAGTCCTTCGACCGCTCCCAGGCGCAGTTCCTCGACGACGGCATCGACCCGGTGGCCGCCACGGTCGCCCGGCTGGTGTCCGATGGACTCTGGCTGGTGGAGCTGTTCGGCTTCGCACCGTTGGACGAGCCGCTGCGCACCAAGGTGGCGGCCTTCGTCGAGGAGCTGGCGCGATGA
- a CDS encoding diguanylate cyclase yields MSSPQRIPVLVVDDDPAKRLALRAVVAPLGYSVVEAASGAAALQCVAAQDFAVILLDVLMPVMDGLETAAAIRRQSRSALTPIIFITAFADSDLARTDFFAQGAVDFIHAPVVAQELQAKVSVFAGLYANAAELSAKARTAEESASRLERLNVELATIARRDPLTGLRNRRALSEDLEMLEARVRRYAHRYCMAVTDVDYFKSYNDAFGHQAGDEVLQAVAARLIGLLRTGDSVYRYGGEEFLCVFAEQGVDSGVTAVERLRAGVQALGIPHPASPEGMVTLSAGVAILDARDGWSASQVLKAADDALYDAKRLGRNRVEYAAFTGSQAGDLSAGRPLSLDRGYVGPVESEPREPSAMGG; encoded by the coding sequence GTGAGCAGCCCGCAACGGATCCCCGTGCTGGTGGTCGACGACGATCCGGCCAAACGGCTGGCCCTGCGCGCGGTCGTGGCGCCGCTGGGTTACTCGGTGGTGGAAGCGGCTTCGGGCGCAGCAGCGCTGCAGTGCGTCGCCGCGCAGGACTTCGCGGTGATCCTTCTCGACGTACTCATGCCGGTGATGGACGGCCTCGAGACCGCCGCGGCGATCCGGCGCCAGAGTCGTTCCGCGCTCACCCCGATCATCTTCATCACGGCGTTCGCCGACAGCGACCTTGCGCGCACCGACTTCTTCGCCCAGGGTGCCGTCGACTTCATCCACGCACCCGTTGTCGCACAGGAGCTGCAGGCCAAGGTGTCAGTGTTCGCGGGCCTGTACGCGAACGCCGCCGAGCTGAGTGCCAAGGCGCGCACTGCCGAGGAGTCGGCGAGCCGGCTGGAACGGTTGAACGTCGAGCTCGCGACGATTGCCCGCCGAGACCCGCTGACCGGGTTGCGCAACCGGCGCGCGTTGAGCGAGGACCTGGAGATGCTCGAGGCCAGGGTGCGGCGCTACGCACATCGCTACTGCATGGCCGTCACCGACGTCGACTACTTCAAGAGCTACAACGACGCGTTCGGGCATCAGGCGGGTGACGAGGTGCTGCAGGCAGTCGCTGCGCGCCTGATCGGGCTGCTGCGCACCGGGGACTCGGTCTACCGCTACGGCGGCGAGGAGTTCCTGTGCGTGTTTGCCGAGCAGGGTGTCGACTCGGGCGTCACCGCAGTCGAGCGCCTCCGCGCAGGGGTTCAGGCGTTGGGAATCCCGCATCCCGCCAGCCCGGAGGGGATGGTGACGCTCAGCGCCGGCGTCGCGATCCTGGATGCGCGCGACGGGTGGTCGGCGAGCCAGGTCCTCAAAGCGGCGGACGACGCGTTGTACGACGCCAAGCGACTCGGCCGCAACCGGGTCGAGTACGCCGCATTCACCGGCTCGCAGGCCGGTGACCTGTCGGCCGGTCGGCCGCTCTCGCTCGACCGCGGCTACGTCGGGCCGGTCGAGAGCGAGCCCCGCGAGCCCTCGGCGATGGGGGGCTGA
- a CDS encoding ATP-binding protein — MSTLSHRDRTALTAIMAHELRTPLSVMLLLAEQLAANDGDTMTEQQVEYSRVIHACGKDLMGVVDSLLDLARSEAGALTAEFTEVDIAELRSALCREFAYLARGQLLELLVEVAPDVPDLIVTDHQRLRQILTNLLGNAIKFTPQGDVRVCFAITDAPRDAATDWIAVDRPALAVSVIDTGIGIAPEDHERIFESFAQAHHGRTRRSGGAGLGLAISRELAELLGGRITVSSRPGEGSTFTLYLPLDRPVNDVPLIPPRDHAGDGEDDLAVTVRIRGALRPVAESVIHQ; from the coding sequence ATGTCCACGCTCAGCCACAGGGACCGAACCGCGCTCACGGCGATCATGGCGCACGAGCTGCGCACGCCGTTGAGCGTCATGCTCCTGCTCGCCGAGCAGCTGGCCGCAAACGACGGCGACACCATGACCGAACAGCAGGTCGAGTACTCGCGGGTCATCCACGCGTGCGGCAAGGACCTGATGGGCGTGGTCGACAGCCTGCTCGACCTCGCACGATCCGAGGCCGGGGCTCTGACGGCGGAGTTCACCGAGGTCGACATCGCCGAGCTTCGAAGTGCGTTGTGCCGGGAGTTCGCCTACCTCGCCCGCGGGCAGCTGCTCGAGCTGCTCGTCGAGGTGGCTCCCGACGTCCCCGACCTCATCGTCACCGACCACCAACGGCTGCGGCAGATCCTCACGAACCTGCTCGGCAACGCGATCAAGTTCACGCCGCAAGGTGACGTCCGGGTCTGCTTCGCGATCACCGATGCTCCGCGGGACGCGGCGACCGATTGGATCGCCGTCGATCGGCCCGCGCTTGCCGTCTCGGTCATCGACACCGGCATCGGGATCGCGCCGGAAGATCACGAGCGGATCTTCGAGAGCTTCGCGCAGGCGCACCACGGTCGCACCCGCCGCTCGGGCGGCGCCGGTCTCGGCCTTGCCATCAGCCGCGAGCTCGCCGAGCTCCTGGGCGGGCGGATCACCGTGAGCAGCCGACCCGGCGAAGGCAGCACGTTCACGCTGTACCTTCCGCTCGACCGCCCGGTCAACGACGTACCGCTGATCCCGCCGCGTGACCATGCCGGCGACGGCGAGGACGATCTGGCGGTCACCGTTCGGATCAGGGGCGCCTTGCGACCGGTCGCTGAGTCGGTGATCCACCAGTGA